A single region of the Etheostoma cragini isolate CJK2018 chromosome 3, CSU_Ecrag_1.0, whole genome shotgun sequence genome encodes:
- the mrps22 gene encoding 28S ribosomal protein S22, mitochondrial, which translates to MAALGTARCLFRTYSRVKNVQKSKQILVRCSVRTLCSGTQDNALLDKTKIQFTDPTVQDILTRITGLDLQKVFRPIKQELKPPTYKLMTDEQLAQATELATEQAKKLLQMPPVLPERKPINDVLSEDKILDGMDTAKYVFTDITYNIPHRERFIVVREPNGTLRKAKWEERDRLIQVYFPKDGRKLCAPLIFKEENLKMVFSQDRHEDVLDLCLVQFEPDSSDYIRVHTATYEDLDKHGTYELLRSTRHFGGMAWYLLSARRVDGLIVDMLKKELLQDAVSLVSLFHMVHPHSESAQEAASQQATGADLLKIYAQKESQRAGYIELALQAYQQMAAKSSAA; encoded by the exons ATGGCGGCGCTCGGTACAGCACGGTGCTTATTTCGTACCTACTCTCGGGtgaaaaatgttcaaaagaGCAAGCAAATACTGGTCAGATGTAGCGTCAGGACTCTTTGTAGCGGAACACAAGATAACG CTCtcttagacaaaacaaaaatccagttCACAGATCCAACTGTGCAGGACATCCTCACCAGGATAACAGGCCTGGACCTGCAGAAAGTGTTCCGACCCATTAAGCAGGAGCTGAAGCCTCCCACATATAAACTCATGACTGATGAGCAACTGGCGCAG GCAACGGAGTTAGCCACAGAACAGGCTAAGAAGTTGCTGCAGATGCCTCCCGTTCTCCCAGAGAGGAAGCCCATTAACGATGTGCTGTCTGAAGACAAGATCCTGGATGGCATGGACACAGCCAAATACGTCTTCACGGACATCACCTACAACATCCCACACAGG GAGAGGTTCATTGTTGTACGTGAGCCCAACGGGACACTTAGAAAGGCAaaatgggaggagagagaccGGCTCATTCAGGTTTACTTCCCCAAGGACGGACGCAAACTCTGTGCACCTCTCATCTTCAAGGAGGAGAACCTCAAG atGGTGTTTTCCCAGGACCGTCATGAGGATGTGTTGGACCTGTGTCTCGTCCAATTTGAACCAGACTCCTCAGACTACATCAGG GTACATACAGCCACCTATGAGGACCTTGACAAGCATGGCACATATGAGCTGCTGCGCTCCACCAGACATTTTGGAGGCATGGCCTGGTATCTGCTCAGTGCTCGAAGGGTGGACGGGCTTATAGTGGACATGCTGAAGAAAGagct gcTCCAAGATGCGGTGAGCCTAGTGTCTCTTTTCCACATGGTCCACCCCCACAGCGAGTCAGCACAGGAAGCTGCCAGCCAGCAGGCCACTGGCGCTGACCTGCTAAAG ATCTATGCCCAAAAGGAGTCCCAGAGGGCGGGCTACATCGAGCTGGCCCTGCAGGCGTATCAACAGATGGCTGCTAAGAGCTCTGCTGCCTGA
- the LOC117941911 gene encoding coatomer subunit beta'-like → MPLRLDIKRKLTARSDRVKSADLHPTEPWMVASLYSGTVVVWNHETQMMVKTFELCDLPVRVAKFVARKHWVIAGADDMQIRVFNYNTLERVHMFEAHSDYIRCIVVHPTQPYILTSSDDMLIKLWDWDRKWSCGQVFEGHTHYVMQIVINPKDNNQFASASLDRTIKVWQLGSKTPNFTLEGHEKGVNCIDYYSGGDKPYLISGADDRLVKIWDYQNKTCVQTLEGHAQNVTCVSFHPELPIILTGSEDGTVRVWHSNTYRLENTLNYSMERVWCICGQPGSNSVALGYDEGSIIIKLGREEPAMSMDSSGKIIWAHHSEVQQANLKSMGETMGEARDGERLPLGVKDMGSCEIFPQTIQHSPNGRFVVVCGDGEYIIYTAMALRNKSFGSAQEFVWAHDSSQYAIREGSNMVRIFKNFKEKKAFKPDLGTEGIFGGFLLGVRSNSGLAFYDWESGELIRRIEIQPKHIFWSDSGELVCIGTDESFFVLRYLPEKVAAAQESKEEITEDGIEGAFEVLGEVPEIVKTGVWVGDCFIYTSSLNRLNYYVGGEIITIAHLDRTMYLLGYIPKDDRLYLGDKELNVISYFLLLSVLEYQTAVMRRDFSTADKVLPTIPKEQRARVAHFLEKQGFRQQALAVTTDPEHKFELALQLGELEIAHQLASEAESEQKWKQLAELATTKCQFSLAQECLHQAQDYGGLLLLATASGNANMVGKLADGADKDGKTNVAFLTYFMQGRLDKCLELLIETDRLPEAAFLARTYLPSHVSRVVKLWKDSLSKVNQKAADALADPSQYSNLFPGLQQALLAEEYLKETHVPVRPAAEYPLIMPNEDRNVLKESAAFVPKGEIAKSEEGLKSINDIVTVAAVMKATSAETPVLEEPIPVKKGNINPVPATEKESIPTAASSLPRTVTEERAEAKQNKLVSFEVETIAKSEEALVSVKEDILEFTTDFGAVEPEMVQSTPVEAVRSSAETDVQDVSPAADAVPAACLSETYLIETKFESIMATEKTSSETVATRDITEDVQVSTVLIGDTDVRESIANEEMPVYELEEGIIPSAPTNIDTAAEGTLLTTELVAETAAPPVEVEELISFETTASPVLDLPVPAQTFPDLALDPLLDPLEEAVPAQEPEQEEQTKALPVKSEDNLDLAVPPQAEPEVLSPLVAPVAEDEADPEGAEEPAEDLEAEMNEILDDLDLDNFDLEDIDTTDINLDEDFE, encoded by the exons ATG CCTCTGCGGTTGGACATCAAGCGAAAGCTGACCGCTCGGTCTGATCGGGTGAAGAGTGCAGATCTGCACCCCACTGAGCCCTGGATGGTGGCTAGCCTCTACAGCGGCACTGTGGTGGTCTGGAACCATGAGACACAG atgatGGTGAAAACCTTTGAACTGTGTGACCTTCCTGTCCGAGTAGCCAAGTTCGTAGCCAGGAAACACTGGGTCATTGCTGGTGCT GATGATATGCAGATCCGGGTGTTTAATTACAACACTCTGGAGCGAGTTCACATGTTTGAGGCTCACTCTGACTACATCCGCTGTATCGTTGTCCACCCTACACAGCCCTACATCCTCACCAGCAGTG ATGACATGTTGATCAAGCTGTGGGACTGGGACAGAAAATGGTCATGTGGTCAAGTGTTTGAGGGACACACTCACTACGTCATGCAGATTGTCATTAACCCCAAAGACAACAACCAGTTCGCCAGCGCCTCACTGGACCGAACTATTAAG GTGTGGCAGCTGGGATCCAAGACTCCCAACTTCACTCTGGAGGGCCATGAGAAGGGGGTGAACTGCATTGATTACTACAGCGGAGGAGACAAGCCCTACCTCATTTCAGGGGCTGATGACCGCCTGGTCAAGATCTGGGATTATCAG AACAAAACCTGTGTTCAGACTCTGGAGGGTCACGCCCAGAATGTGACCTGTGTCAGTTTCCATCCTGAGCTGCCAATCATCCTCACAGGTTCTGAGGATG GCACTGTGCGAGTGTGGCACTCCAACACCTACCGGCTGGAAAACACTCTCAACTATAGCATGGAGAGGGTGTGGTGTATATGTGGCCAGCCTGGCTCCAACAGCGTGGCTCTGGGTTATGATGAAGGTAGCATCATCATCAAG CTGGGTCGGGAGGAGCCAGCCATGTCCATGGACTCCAGTGGGAAGATCATATGGGCTCACCACTCTGAAGTGCAGCAGGCCAACCTAAAGTCCATGGGGGAGACCATGGGTGAGGCTAGGGATGGAGAGAGGCTGCCCCTGGGTGTCAAAGACATGGGTAGCTGTGAGATCTTCCCCCAGACCATCCAACACAGCCCTAATGGGAG ATTTGTGGTGGTGTGTGGAGATGGGGAGTATATCATCTACACTGCCATGGCCCTGAGGAACAAGAGCTTTGGCTCAGCTCAAGAGTTTGTCTGGGCCCATGATTCTTCACA GTATGCCATAAGGGAAGGCAGCAATATGGTCCGAATATTTAAGAACTTCAAAgagaaaaaggcttttaaacctGACTTAGGAACTGAAG GGATCTTTGGTGGCTTCCTACTGGGCGTGAGGTCAAACAGTGGCTTGGCTTTCTACGACTGGGAGAGTGGTGAACTGATCCGCCGAATCGAGATCCAACCCAAACAT ATCTTCTGGTCCGACTCTGGGGAGCTTGTGTGTATCGGAACGGATGAGTCTTTCTTTGTGCTGCGCTACCTACCAGAGAAAGTGGCAGCGGCCCAGGAGTCCAAGGAAGagataacagaagatgggataGAAGGCGCCTTTGAG GTGCTGGGGGAAGTTCCAGAGATAGTGAAGACTGGGGTTTGGGTTGGAGACTGCTTCATCTACACCAGCTCTCTCAACAGACTAAACTACTATGTTGGAGGAGAGATAATCACCATTGCTCACCTGGACAG GACCATGTATCTGCTGGGCTACATCCCCAAGGACGATCGTCTCTACCTCGGAGACAAGGAGCTGAATGTCATTAGCTacttcctgctgctgtctgtgctgGAGTACCAGACAGCTGTCATGAGGAGGGACTTCAGCACGGCCGACAAGGTTCTACCCACAATCCCCAAGGAGCAGAGGGCCAGGGTAGCCCACTTTTTGGAGAAACAG GGCTTCAGACAGCAAGCCCTGGCTGTGACCACTGACCCAGAACACAAGTTTGAACTTGCCCTGCAACTGGGAGAACTCGAGATAGCCCACCAACTGGCCTCAGAGGCAGAG TCAGAGCAGAAATGGAAGCAGCTGGCAGAGCTCGCTACTACAAAGTGCCAGTTTAGCTTGGCTCAGGAGTGTCTGCACCAAGCTCAGGATTATGGGGGATTATTGCTGTTGGCCACCGCCTCGGGCAACGCCAACATGGTGGGAAAATTGGCAGATGGGGCAGACAAGGATGGGAAGACCAACGTGGCCTTTCTCACCTACTTCATGCAGGGAAG ATTGGACAAATGTCTGGAACTTCTCATCGAAACAGATCGGTTGCCAGAGGCAGCATTTCTGGCAAGAACATATCTGCCCAGCCATGTGTCAAG GGTGGTGAAGCTGTGGAAGGACAGCCTGTCCAAGGTTAACCAGAAGGCAGCAGATGCTCTGGCTGACCCCTCCCAGTATAGCAACCTGTTTCCTGGCCTCCAGCAAGCCCTGCTGGCTGAAGAGTACCTGAAGGAGACTCATGTCCCGGTCAGGCCTGCTGCAGAGTACCCACTCATCATG CCGAATGAGGATCGCAATGTCCTAAAGGAATCTGCAGCTTTTGTGCCCAAAGGAGAGATCGCTAAGTCAGAG GAAGGGTTGAAGAGCATAAATGATATTGTCACAGTAGCAGCAGTGATGAAGGCTACGTCTGCTGAAACCCCAGTATTGGAGGAACCCATTCCAGTAAAAAAGGGGAATATTAATCCTGTCCCAGCAACTGAAAAAGAATCCATCCCAACCGCAGCATCCTCTCTGCCTCGCACGGTAACAGAAGAGCGTGCTGAAgcaaagcaaaataaattggTGTCTTTTGAGGTGGAAACCATTGCAAAATCAGAAGAGGCTTTAGTCTCTGTAAAGGAAGACATTTTGGAGTTCACCACCGATTTTGGTGCCGTAGAGCCAGAGATGGTTCAATCCACTCCCGTGGAAGCTGTCAGATCATCAGCCGAGACTGACGTCCAGGACGTTTCCCCAGCAGCTGATGCTGTGCCTGCTGCTTGTCTATCTGAAACATATCTAATCGAGACAAAATTCGAAAGCATCATGgcaacagaaaaaacatcaagTGAGACAGTGGCAACAAGAGATATAACAGAGGATGTCCAAGTGAGCACTGTTCTGATAGGTGATACAGATGTAAGAGAATCTATAGCAAATGAAGAAATGCCTGTGTATGAACTGGAAGAAGGTATCATCCCCTCAGCACCAACCAACATAGATACAGCAGCAGAAGGGACTCTCCTTACTACGGAACTTGTTGCAGAAACAGCAGCACCACCTGTAGAAGTAGAGGAGCTCATCTCCTTTGAAACCACAGCCAGTCCAGTGCTGGATCTGCCTGTTCCAGCCCAAACATTTCCAGATTTGGCCCTTGATCCACTACTAGATCCTCTCGAAGAGGCAGTCCCAGCACAAGAACCAGAACAAGAGGAACAAACCAAAGCACTCCCAGTAAAGTCTGAGGACAACCTGGACCTTGCTGTGCCTCCGCAGGCTGAGCCAGAGGTTTTATCCCCACTTGTAGCTCCTGTAGCAGAGGACGAGGCAGATCCTGAGGGAGCTGAGGAACCTGCAGAAGACCTCGAGGCAGAGATGAATGAG ATCCTGGATGATCTGGATCTAGACAATTTTGACCTAGAGGATATCGACACCACAGATATCAACCTGGATGAAGATTTTGAGTGA